One Nocardioides dongkuii genomic window, GCGGTCTTGCCGGTGCCGGGCTCCCCCTCGAGCAGCAGCGGCCGCTGCATCCGCACGGCGAGGAAGGCGACGGTGGCCAGCGCGTCGTCGCAGAGGTACCCGGTCGTCCCCAGGCGCGCGGCGACCTCCTCGGCGCTCGCGGGCTGCCCGGTCTCCATGGAGAGAGGCTACTGACCGCGGTGTTGGCGCGCGGTTGGCGAGCGCACACCGGTGGTCGAGCAGCGAGGAGCGCCAGCGGACCCCGGTGGTCGAGCAGCGAGGAGCGCCAGCGACGAGCGATGTCGAGACTGTGAGTCTTTCCTTGCAGCCCTGATCACTGATGGGCTGTGGGTACGACGGCCGCGGGCGTGACCCCTGTCGAGACTGGCCCTGCGAGTCCTTGGGGACTTAGAGGTGCCTTCCTCGGGACTTGTCCGCTCGTGGTCGTCGGCCCCGGCCCAGGTCGGAGGAGCTGGCCTGATCAGGAGCTTGACCGCCTGGCGTTAGCGGCGCCCGACGTGTCTCATCACAGTCCTGCCGATTCTCCGTCCCGGACCGGAACCACGTCCCCGTCCCGGCAAGGAGAGAACGCATGACCAGTCTGACTGACTCGATCGACCTGCGGGAGGTAGTCGACGTCGTCATCGGCGTCGACACCCACGTGCACACCCACTCGGCTGCCGTCGTCGATGCCCGTACCGGTGGAGTGCTCGGTGAGATCACCGTCGAGGCCACCTGCGAGGGCTACGCCGAGCTCATCGAGTTCACCGAGCGTCACGCCGCGCTGCGTGCCTGGGCGATCGAGGGAACCGGCAGCCACGGCGCCGGCCTGACCCGGGTCCTCAGCGAGCGCAGCGAGGTCGTCATCGAGCTCGACCGGCCCGTGCGGGCCAAGCGCCGCAACGGCGCGAAGTCCGACCCCCTCGACGCGATCCGCGCCGCCCGCGAGGCCCTAGCCCGACCCCGACTCGGCACCCCACGCACCGGTGGCGACCGCCAAGCCCTGGCCGTCCTGGTGACCGCACGACGCTCAGCGATCCAGGCAGCCGGCGATGCGCAACGGCAACTGTTCGCCCTGATCATCGCCGCCCCCGAACAGATCCGGAGCCGCTTCCGAGGCCAGCAACTGAAAACGATGATCCGCACCGCCGCCGCGATGCGCACCCACACCACCTGGGACCTCGAGACCACCACGACCGTGACCACACTGCGGACCCTGGCCCGCCGCAGCCAACACCTGCAGGCCGAGGCCGACGACTACGAGAAGACCATCACCGCCATCGTGAAGTCCTGGCGCCCAGACCTCCTCGACCAACCCGGGATCGGACCGATCACCGCCGCGATCGTGCTGTGTGCCTGGTCCCACCCCGGCCGCATCCACTCCGAAGCAGCCTTCGCGATGCTCGCCGGCGCCGCACCCATCCCCGCCAACTCCGGCCAAACCACCAACCGCTACCGCCTCAACCGCCACGGCGACCGACAACTCAACCGCGCCCTGCACACCATCGCCATCACCCGGCAACGCTGCCACCAACCCACCCGCGACTACACCGCCCGCCGTGCCACCGAAGGCAAGAACCCCCGCGAGATCCGCCGATGCCTCAAGCGCTACATCGCCCGCGACCTCTACCGACGCCTCGAGAACCCACCATCACCCCTTGACGCAACATAGGAGCGTCCCCCGCAGCGAACGCAGGGCCCCCGACAACGCCGTACGTCGGCCCACCGGGTCACGAGGGGACGTCGACGTCCCGCCCGGTCGCGAGGTCACCGCACTCGACGAGCTGTACGTCGCGGTCCCGCAGGTAGGCGCGGGCGCCTCGGTCGGCGGTCGCGGCCGACGCGACCGGCTCCCAGTGGTCGCGACCGAGCAGCACGGGGTGCCCCGGCGTCCCGTCGTACGCCGCCCGGGCGAGCCCGGCGGGCCCCGTGCCGGCCGCCAGCACCCGGCGTACGACCGCGGCGGTGACGTCGGGCAGGTCGACGAGATGGATGAGCGCAGCCTCGGAGCCCCCGGCGAGGGACCCGAGCCCGGTGCGCAGCGACGCCGACATCCCCTCGGCCCAGTCGTGCGCGACGACGACGTCGGCGCCCCGGCCGTCGAGCAGCCGGACCGCGCCCTCGACGGCCGCACCCAGCACCACCGTGACCTCCGCGCAGCCGCCCTCGTGCAGGACGTCGACCGCCCGTGCGAGCCAGGGCTCCCCCGCCTCGTCGACGACCAGCGCCTTCGGCATCCCCATCCGGCGGCCCGCCCCCGCGGCGAGCAGCAGGCCGTGGACGTTCACGGCCTGCTCCTCAGGCGCCGAACGCGTCGGTGTAGAGCTGCTCGAGCTCCGGGGACACCGGCCCGCTGAACCCGCAGACCGTGACCCGGCCGTCGGTGGCGGAGACCAGGTAGGTGCCGCCGACCTCGAAGGGGACCGCCCCGATCAGCGCCTGCATCTCCTCGCTGGTGGCGGCGACCTCGACGCGGTCGGTCTCCTCGCCGGCGTAGAACGTGCTGGGCTCGAGGACGACGACGTCGTCGGAGACCTCGGTGACCGTGCCCTCGAAGGCGACCTCCTGCTGGGCGAGCGCCTCGGCGTTCGGGACCATGCAGCGCCCCTCGGTGGCGGCGGGCGCCACGAGCTCCGTGACCGTGGGGTCGGTGCCGGGTCCGGCGACGGGCGGGGCCTCGTCGTCGTCGCCGGGCAGCCCGGTGACGGCGAAGACGCCGGCGCCGGCGATGACCAGGGCGGCGGCGGCCGCGACCACCCAGGTGAGCGGGCCGCGGGAGCGGCCCCCGGCCGGGCGGGTCGCGGGGGCGAGGCTGTCGGTGTCGTGGCTCATGGTCTCCTCCAGGAGTCGGGCCACCCCGTCGGGGTCGGCCGGCCGGAGGGAGGCGGCCGGGTCGGCAGCGCGCAGCCGCGCCCGCAGCTCGTCGTCGCCGTGGAAGTCGTCGTGCGTCCCGCTCATGGCCTTCTCCCCTCTCTCGACCCTTCATGTCCGGCACCGGCGTCGTTCTTTCGCAACCGCTCCGCGAGCTTCTGCCGCGCCCGGTACAGCCGGATGCTCGCGGCGTTCGGCGTGATGTCGAGGACCGTCGCGATCTCGGCGGGCGTCAGCTGCTCCCACGCCCAGAGCCGGACCAGCTCGGCGTCGGCCGGGCGCAGCGCGGCGAGCGCCGCCTCGACCGCGGGGTCGCCGTCCGGCTCGGGACCGGGTACGTCGCCCGGTTGCGCGAGGCCGGCGACCTTGGCGGCCAGCCGGCGGCGGCGGCGTTCGCCCCGCTGGGCGTTGTGCAGGCAGTGCCGCGCGACGGCGTACGCCCAGGGCAGCGGCTCGTCGGGCAGCTGCTCGACCTTGCGCCAGCACACGAGCAGGGTGTCGGCGAGCACCTCGTCGGCGGTGTCGGGGTCGGTGCGGCGGAGGAGGAACCGGCGCAGCGGGTCGACCATCGCGGGCGCCAGCGCCTCGAAGCGGCGGCGTCGGTCCTCGGCGTCCACGTCCACCCCTCTACCCTCCCAGCCCCTCAGCACACGACGGTCGGCGGCGTCGGCTCACGGGGAAATGCCGGACGGCCCCGGTCCTGCGTGAGGACCGGGGCCGCCGGGGTGGAGCTGGTGGTGCGGTGGTGCGGGGGGACTCAGAAGTCCATGCCACCCATGCCGCCGGTGGGGTCGCCGCCGCCCATGGGCGCCGACTTCTCCGGCTTGTCGGCCACGACGGCCTCGGTGGTGAGGAACAGCGCAGCGATCGACGCGGCGTTCTGCAGCGCGGAGCGCGTCACCTTCGCCGGGTCGATGATGCCCTTGGCGATCATGTCGACGTACTCGCCGGTGGCCGCGTCGAGACCGTGACCGGCCTCCAGGTTGCGCACCTTCTCGGCCACGACGCCGCCCTCGAGACCGGCGTTGATCGCGATCTGCTTGAGCGGGGCCTCGGTCGCCACGCGGACGATGTTGGCACCGGTGGCCTCGTCGCCGTGGAGGTCGAGCTTGTCGAAGGACGTGGCCGCAGCCTGCACCAGGGCGACGCCGCCGCCGGCGACGATGCCCTCCTCGACGGCCGCCTTCGCGTTGCGAACGGCGTCCTCGATGCGGTGCTTGCGCTCCTTGAGCTCGACCTCGGTGGCCGCGCCGACCTTGATGACGGCCACGCCGCCGGCCAGCTTGGCGAGGCGCTCCTGGAGCTTCTCGCGGTCGTAGTCGGAGTCGGACTTCTCGATCTCCGCGCGGATCTGGTTGACCCGGCCGGCGATCTGGTCGGCGTCGCCGGAGCCCTCGACGATGGTGGTCTCGTCCTTGGTGATGACGACCTTGCGGGCCTGGCCGAGCAGCTCGATGCCGGTCGACTCCAGCTTCAGGCCGACCTCCTCGGAGATGACCTGGCCGCCGGTCAGGATCGCGATGTCCTGCAGCATGGCCTTGCGGCGGTCGCCGAAGCCCGGAGCCTTGACGGCGACGGACTTGAAGGTGCCACGGATCTTGTTGACGACCAGCGTGGACAGGGCCTCGCCGTCGACGTCCTCGGCGATGATCAGCAGCGGCTTGCCGGACTGCATGACCTTCTCGAGCAGCGGCAGCAGGTCCTTGACGTTCGAGACCTTCTGGTTCGCGATCAGGACGTAGGGGTCCTCGAGGACCGTCTCCATCCGCTCGGGGTCGGTGACGAAGTACGCCGAGATGTAGCCCTTGTCGAAGCGCATGCCCTCGGTCAGCTCGAGGTCGATGCCGAAGGTGTTCGACTCCTCGACGGTGATGACGCCTTCCTTGCCGACCTTGTCCATCGCCTCGGCGATGGCGTCACCGACGGTGGTGTCGCCACCGGCGGAGATGGTGGCGGTGGCGGCGATCTGCTCGCGCGTCTCGACGTCCTTGGCCATCGCGAGCAGCTGCTCGGAGACGGCGGTGACGGCGGCCTCGATGCCGCGCTTGAGACCCATCGGGTTCGCGCCGGCAGCGACGTTGCGCAGGCCCTCGCGGACCATGGCCTGGGCCAGGACGGTGGCGGTGGTGGTGCCGTCGCCCGCGACGTCGTCGGTCTTCTTGGCGACCTCCTTGACGAGCTCGGCACCGATCTTCTCGTAGGGGTCCTCGAGCTCGATCTCCTTGGCGATGGACACACCGTCGTTGGTGATCGTGGGGGCTCCCCACTTCTTCTCCAGGACGACGTTGCGGCCCTTGGGGCCGAGGGTGACCTTGACGGCGTCGGCGAGCGTGTTCATGCCACGCTCGAGACCACGCCGGGCCTCCTCGTTGAATGCGATCAGCTTGGGCATAACTCCTGCGGTTCCTCACACTTGGAGTTCGGGGTTCCGGATCGGTGGGTTGCCCGCGACGGACGATCCTTGCTGGACCCGGCGAACCATTCTCGCCGGCGCTCGGACCTCAACTGGCACCGCTCCGGTTTGTCACTCTCATGGTAAGAGTGCCAGCCCCATTGTTAGCACTCGACCCCTGCGAGTGCAAGCAGCTGCCGACTCAGGAGAGCGCCGCGAACGCCGCCAGGAAGCTCTCGTCCGCGCCCAGCCCGACGATCCGGGAGACGACTCCGTGCTCCCGCGTGCCGACCCGCCAGGCGAGGACGCGGGGCTCGGCGCCCCTGCTCCTCGCCCATGCCCTCTCCAACGCCTGACCGGGGACGGAGGTTGGAGGGCAGCGTCCCTCAGAGCCTCGCCTCGAGCGCGTCGGCGAACGGTACGGCGTTGCCGGGCAGCACGTCGAGGTAGAGACCGGGCTCGGTCACCTCGACCTCGCTGACCACCAGCCGGCCGTCGTAGGTCATCAGGTCGACCCGGCCGTAGCAGAGGTCGGCGCCGACCAGCTCCGCGCTCGCGGCCATCACGGAGACGGCGAGCTCGGCGGCCTCCGGGTCGAGGTCGGCGAGGTACGACGAGCCGCCGTACTCCTCGTGGACGCGGACGTCGCCGGCCGGCGCGACCTTGCGGACCTGGCTGACCGCGCGACCGTCGAGGACGAACACCGACGCCTCGCCCTCGGTGTGCACCGACTCCACCACCGGCTGCCCGAGCCAGGGGCCGGGCTCCGGGGGCGCCCAGGCGTCCGCGTCGTCGACCACGAGCAGGCCCCGCCCGCCGGCGGCGACCCGCGGCTTCACGACGGCCCGGCCGTACCGCTCGACCACCGCGCGCACGCCGTCCCGGTCGTCGACCAGCACGCTCGGCACCGTCGGGACACCGTGGTCGGCGAGCTCGACGAGGTAGCGCTTGTCGGTGTTCCAGCGGAAGGTCGCGGCGCCGTTGAGCAGCACCGGCCCGGCCGACTCCACCTCCTCGGCCCACGCGAGGAAGTCCGCGAGCCGGGTCTCGTAGTCCCAGGTCGAGCGCACGGCGACCAGGGCCGAGCCGCTCCAGTCGACCTGCGGGTCGTCCCAGGTGACCCAGCGGCTGGTGATCCCGCGCCGGGCGAGCTCCTCGTCGAGGGCCGGGTGGCCGGGCTCGCCGCCGGGCAGCGCGTGGAAGGTGGCGAGGAGGACCTGGGGTGCGGGCACGGCGCGACCCTAGACGCTGTCGATCCGCGGCCCCCTCGTCCGTCATCCCAGTGACAGACTCAGCCCCACCTGCACAGGAGGAACCACCATGACCGAGTACGCCGTGCTGCTGCCGGGCGACGAGGACGCCTGGGAGTCCCTGACCCCCGAGGAGCAGGCCGCCGTCTTCGCCCAGCACGCCGAGTTCTCCCGCCTGCTGGAGGAGCGCGGGCACCGCATCACGGGCGGCGCCGAGCTCACCCACTCCCGCACCGCGCGGACCGTGCGCCGCACCGACGACGGCGCGTTCCACGTCACCGACGGGCCGTACGCCGAGGCCGTCGAGCAGCTCAGCGGCTTCTACCTCGTGGAGAGCGACGACCTCGACGACCTCCTCGAGGTCTGCCGGGTGCTGATCGCCACCGGCGAGGCGGTCGAGGTGCGCGCCGTGGTCGACCACAGCGGTGACGCGGCGTGAGGTTCGTGCTGCTGATGGCCGAGACCGACCACTACGAGCGGTGGCCGCACCTGTCCGACGCGGAGCGCGCGGCGGTGTTCGAGTCCTTCGCGGCCTTCTCGGCCGCGGTGGCCGAGCGGGGTGCGGTGGTCGCCGGCGAGGGACTCGCCGGGCCCTCGGCGGCCGTGACCCTGCGCCCCGACGGCACCGTCACCGACGGGCCGTACACCGAGACGGCTGAGCAGGTGGGCGGACTGTGGATCGTCGACCTGCCCGACCGCGACACGGCGGTGGAGCTGGCACGGCTGCTGCCACGGTCGGGCTCGGTCGAGATCCGGCCCACCACGGACGGCTGAGCGCCCTGACCCCCCTCGAGACGCTGCTGCGCGAGGAGTGGGGCCGGCTGCTGGCCCTGCTCGTCGCGCAGTTCCGGCGTCTCGACCTGGCCGAGGACGCGCTCGCCGACGCCTTCGAGGCCGCCGCCCGCACCTGGGACGAGCCGCCCGACAACCCGCCCGCGTGGTTGTTGACGACCGCCCGGCGCCGGGTCCTCGACCGGCTGCGGACCGAGGGGGTGGCGGCGCGGAAGCGGCCGCTGCTCGTGGTCGACGCCGGGCTGACCGAGGAGGCGCAGCGGGTGATGGCGGACGCCGGGGAGCCGGTCGTGGACGAGCGGCTGCGGCTCGTGCTGCTCTGCGCGCACCCGCGGCTCTCGCGGGAGGCGGCCGCCGCCCTGACGCTGCGGCTGGTCCTCGGCGTACCCACGACCGACGTGGCGCGGCTGTTCCTGGTGCCGACCGCGACGATGGCGGCCCGGCTGACCCGGGCCCGGAAGAAGCTCGCCGGCGCCGCGTTCCTGGTGCCGTCCGGCGCCGAGCTGGCCTCGCGGGTCGGGGTGGTCGCGGACGTCGCCTACCTCGCGTTCACCAGCGGGTACGCGCCCGGCTCCGGCCCCGACGTGCTGCGCGCCGACGTCGCCGCGGAGGCGGTCCGGCTGGTGCGGGTGCTGCGGTCGGTGCTGCCCTCCGACCTCGAGCCGGGCGTCCGCGCCGAGCTCGACGCCCTGCTCGCGCTGATGCTCCTCCAGCACTCCCGCCGCGACGCCCGTGCCGTCGACGGCCGACTGGTGCTCCTCCCCGACCAGGACCGCGGCCGCTGGCACCACGACGAGGCGCTCGAGGCGCTGGAGCTGCTCCGCCCGCTGGTGCACGCGCCGCCCGCGCCGTACCTGCTCCAGGCGCTGGTCGCCGCCGAGCACGCGATCGCCCCCTCCGCCGAGGAGACCTGCTGGGCGCGGATCGTGGAGCGGTACGACGAGCTGCTCGCGCTCGGCGACTCCCCCGTCGTACGCCTCAACCGCGCGGTGGCGCTCGCCGAGCGGGACGGCCCGGGTGCGGGGTTGGACGCCCTGGACGGGGTCGCCCTCGGGGGCCACCGGCTGCCCGCCGTCCGCGCCGAGCTGCTCGCCCGGCTGGGCCGCCGCGACGAGGCGCTGCAGGCGTACGACGCCGCGCTGGCGCTGTGCGACAACGCGGCGGAGGCCGCGCACCTGCGGGGGCGGCGGGGGCTCAGCCGCCCGCGACCGCCGGGATGACCGAGACCTGGGTGCCGTCGGGCGTGGCGGTGCCGAGGCTGTCGAGGAAGCGGACGTCCTCGTTGCCGACGTACACGTTGACGAACCGGCGCAGCTCGCCGGCGTCGTCGAGGATCCGGCCCTTGATGCCGCTGTAGCTGGCGTCGAGGTCGTCGATGACCTCGGCCAGGGTGGCGCCGGAGGCGGACACCTCGGACTCGCCGCCGGTGTAGGTGCGCAGGATGGTCGGGATGCGGACGGAGACGCTCACGGTGCCCTTCTTTCGGTGGTCGAGTGCCGGACGCGAGGAACGAGCGGCCGGTGTATCGAGACTCAGGCCAGGCCGGTCGCGCTGAACGCGGCGTACGACGGGTCGATGGTGGCGACCGGGCCGACGGACCCGGAGACGGCGTCCAGGGTCTTCAGGCCGTGGCCGGTGTTGATGACGACGGTCTCGAGCGAGGTGTCGAGCTGGCCGGTCTCGACGAGCTTCTTCAGCACCGCGACCGTGGTGCCGCCGGCGGTCTCGGTGAAGATGCCCTCGGTGCGGGCCAGCAGCACGATGCCGTCGCGGACCTGCTCGTCGGTGACGTCCTCGACGGCGCCGCCGGTCTCGCGGCAGATGTCGAGGACGTAGATCCCGTCGGCGGGGTTCCCGATGGCCAGGCTCTTGGCGATGGTGTCCGGCTTGACCGGGCGGATCGCGTCGACGCCGGCCTTGTAGGCGACCGAGACCGGCGAGCAGCCGGTGGCCTGCGCGCCGTAGATCTTGTACGGCTTGTCCTCGACCAGGCCGAGCTTCACCAGCTCCTGGAAGGCCTTGTGCACCTTGGTCAGCTGGGAGCCGGACGCGACCGGGATGACGACCTGGTCGGGCAGCCGCCAGCCCAGCTGCTCGGCGATCTCGTAGCCGAGCGTCTTGGACCCCTCGGCGTAGTACGGGCGGACGTTGACGTTGACGAACGCCCAGCCGTCCTCCTCGCCCGCGATCTCGGAGGCGAGCTTGTTGACGTCGTCGTAGTTGCCGTTGACGGCGACCAGCGACTCGGTGAAGACCGCGGAGTTGACCTGCTTGGGCTGTTCGAGGTTGCTCGGGATGAAGACGACGGTCTTGATACCGGCCCGGGCGCCGGCGGCGGCCACGGCGTTCGCGAGGTTGCCGGTGGAGGGGCAGGCGAAGACCTTGCTGTGGAACTCGCGGGCCGCGCTCAGCGCGCAGGCGACGACGCGGTCCTTGAAGGAGTTGGTGGGGTTGGTGCTGTCGTCCTTGACCCACAGGTTGTCGATGCCCAGCTCGCGGCCGAGGTTGTGCGCCTTGAGCAGCCGGGTGAACCCGGGCTCCATGTTGGGGCTGTCCTCGATGTCGGCGGGGACCGGCAGCAGCGCCTTGTAGCGCCAGATGTTGCGCGGACCGGCCTCGATCTCCTCGCGGGTGACCTGCGGGAAGTCGTAGGCGATCTCGAGGGGGCCGAAGCACTCCGGACACGCGTAGTGCGGGCCGAGCTCGACCTGGTGCCCGCACTCGCGGCAGGCCAGGGCGGTGGCGTTGCCGAACGCGCCCTCGCGCAGGGTCTGGCCCTCGGTGACGGGCTCGGCGGTGGTGACGGCGCTCATGAAGTCCTCCTTCTCATCTTCCCCGGCGCGACGGTCGCGGTCCGGGCGGAATTAGCACCGTTTCCACGATCCGATCCCGATGTCCGGGAGGCGGAGGCTCGTGGCGGTTGCCGGGACTTCACTGGGCCGTTCCCTCAGTCCCTCTTGATGAGCTGGTCGGAACTCTACGGGGTGCCGTCTCAGCATGTGCACACAGGTTCCGCGATGTGGACCCGCGGCGGCGCGCCGCTGTAACGCGGTGTCCGCGACTGTTCTGCGGTGCTGCAGCACCGCAGAACAGCGGTGGACACCGCGTTACAGCAGGCGGGGCGGGATTCGGCGCGCCCGTCAGGCGCGGGACTCCCGGGCGTCGGCGGTGAGCTGACGGAGCAGGTCGAGCACGCCGTCCGGGCCGGGTACGACGACGTCCGCGTGCTCCATCAGCGCGGACTCCTCGTCCGAGGCCGAGCAGACGAGCAGCGTGGGCATCCCCTCGGCGGCCAGCGCGGAGACCGCCTCGAACGCTTCCAGGTCGCCCAGGTCGTCGCCGGCGAACAGGAAGCCGCCGGCGCCCACCTCCTCGACGATGGTCCGGACCGCCTGGCCCTTGTCCATGCCCGGCGCCCGCACCTCGATGACGTGCCGGCCGGGCTCGAGCACCAGGTGGTTGCGCCCGGCGAGGTCGCGCAGCAGCGGCAGCAGCCGGGCGTACGCCGCGTCGGGCTCGGACAGGCGCCGGGTGTGCACGGCGTGCGCGAGCCCCTTGTCCTCGACGTACGCGTCGGCGGCGCCGGCGGTACGCAGCGCGCGCGGCAGGTCGCGGAGGAATGCTGCGAGTCCGGCGGGCGGGCGCGGGGAGATGATCCGGCGCTTGCTGGAGCTCCAGCGCTCGTTGCCGTACTGGCCGAAGAGGTAGAGCTCCTTGCCGGCGTCGCTGATCGCCTCGCCGACCTCCTCGAGACCCCCGAGGACGAGCGCCTGGCGCGCCGGCCGCCCGGTGACGACGGCCACCGCGGCGACCTGGGTCGCCAGGTCGGCGAGCACCTCGCCGGCGTCGGGGTGGATGTGCGCCTGCTCGGGGTCGTCGACGATCGGCGAGAGGGTGCCGTCGAAGTCCAGCCCGACCACCGTCTCGGCGGCCGCCCGGACGAGGGCGGCCCAGCGCTGCTCCCCGGCCGTCGAGGTGAACTCCATGGGGTCAGCCAACCAGCCCCGCCGCGGGAGCGGGCACGGGGTCCAGCGTCAGCCGAGCTCGCCGGTGAGCACGACCGTCAGCCGGTCGAGCCGCATGGCGCCGACGGCGGGCGCGGTGCGCTGGATGCCGAGGTCGAGGGCGAGCAGCTTGGCGGCGCGGGCCAGCCGCGGCGGGTGGTAGACGGTGGTGGCCGGGATCGTGCCGTACCAGTTGTCGGAGCCGACCACCATCCACCCGGCGTCGGTGGCGCTGGTGGCGACCCGGCCGGCGAGGCCGGAGATGCCGGAGTTGTTGTAGACCTCGACGTAGACCTTGGCGCGGTCCACCGGAGGCGGCTCCGGCTTGGGGTCCTTGCGCAGGGTCTCCGGGGCCTCGGGCGTCGCGGGGGCGCTCGGCGAGGCGTCGGCGACGATGCTCACCTTGCGCTCGGTCGGCTCCCCGCCGCGGGTGGCGACGAAGGCGATCGCGGCCATCGCGACGGCGATGATGCTGAGCATCACCACGGGTGAGGGGAAGAGCAGCCCGCGCTGGCGCATCGCGGTCTCAGACCTCGAAGCCGAGGCGGCGGGCCGAGCGCTGACGCTGCCGGGCGGCGCGCAGCCGGCGCAGCCGGCGGACCAGCAGCGGGTCGGCCTCGAGCGCCTCGGGACGGTCGATGAGGGCGTTGAGCACCTGGTAGTACCGGGTGGAGCTCATGTCGAACTTCTCGCGGACCGCGGTCTCCTTGGCGCCGGCGTACTTCCACCACTGCCGCTCGAACTCGAGGATGTCGCGGTCGCGGTCACTGAGGGTCGAGGGAGCCTCGGCCTCGTGGCCGTGAAG contains:
- a CDS encoding IS110 family transposase; this encodes MTSLTDSIDLREVVDVVIGVDTHVHTHSAAVVDARTGGVLGEITVEATCEGYAELIEFTERHAALRAWAIEGTGSHGAGLTRVLSERSEVVIELDRPVRAKRRNGAKSDPLDAIRAAREALARPRLGTPRTGGDRQALAVLVTARRSAIQAAGDAQRQLFALIIAAPEQIRSRFRGQQLKTMIRTAAAMRTHTTWDLETTTTVTTLRTLARRSQHLQAEADDYEKTITAIVKSWRPDLLDQPGIGPITAAIVLCAWSHPGRIHSEAAFAMLAGAAPIPANSGQTTNRYRLNRHGDRQLNRALHTIAITRQRCHQPTRDYTARRATEGKNPREIRRCLKRYIARDLYRRLENPPSPLDAT
- a CDS encoding nucleotidyltransferase family protein; amino-acid sequence: MNVHGLLLAAGAGRRMGMPKALVVDEAGEPWLARAVDVLHEGGCAEVTVVLGAAVEGAVRLLDGRGADVVVAHDWAEGMSASLRTGLGSLAGGSEAALIHLVDLPDVTAAVVRRVLAAGTGPAGLARAAYDGTPGHPVLLGRDHWEPVASAATADRGARAYLRDRDVQLVECGDLATGRDVDVPS
- a CDS encoding RNA polymerase sigma factor, giving the protein MDVDAEDRRRRFEALAPAMVDPLRRFLLRRTDPDTADEVLADTLLVCWRKVEQLPDEPLPWAYAVARHCLHNAQRGERRRRRLAAKVAGLAQPGDVPGPEPDGDPAVEAALAALRPADAELVRLWAWEQLTPAEIATVLDITPNAASIRLYRARQKLAERLRKNDAGAGHEGSREGRRP
- the groL gene encoding chaperonin GroEL (60 kDa chaperone family; promotes refolding of misfolded polypeptides especially under stressful conditions; forms two stacked rings of heptamers to form a barrel-shaped 14mer; ends can be capped by GroES; misfolded proteins enter the barrel where they are refolded when GroES binds), whose translation is MPKLIAFNEEARRGLERGMNTLADAVKVTLGPKGRNVVLEKKWGAPTITNDGVSIAKEIELEDPYEKIGAELVKEVAKKTDDVAGDGTTTATVLAQAMVREGLRNVAAGANPMGLKRGIEAAVTAVSEQLLAMAKDVETREQIAATATISAGGDTTVGDAIAEAMDKVGKEGVITVEESNTFGIDLELTEGMRFDKGYISAYFVTDPERMETVLEDPYVLIANQKVSNVKDLLPLLEKVMQSGKPLLIIAEDVDGEALSTLVVNKIRGTFKSVAVKAPGFGDRRKAMLQDIAILTGGQVISEEVGLKLESTGIELLGQARKVVITKDETTIVEGSGDADQIAGRVNQIRAEIEKSDSDYDREKLQERLAKLAGGVAVIKVGAATEVELKERKHRIEDAVRNAKAAVEEGIVAGGGVALVQAAATSFDKLDLHGDEATGANIVRVATEAPLKQIAINAGLEGGVVAEKVRNLEAGHGLDAATGEYVDMIAKGIIDPAKVTRSALQNAASIAALFLTTEAVVADKPEKSAPMGGGDPTGGMGGMDF
- a CDS encoding ATP-grasp domain-containing protein, translated to MPAPQVLLATFHALPGGEPGHPALDEELARRGITSRWVTWDDPQVDWSGSALVAVRSTWDYETRLADFLAWAEEVESAGPVLLNGAATFRWNTDKRYLVELADHGVPTVPSVLVDDRDGVRAVVERYGRAVVKPRVAAGGRGLLVVDDADAWAPPEPGPWLGQPVVESVHTEGEASVFVLDGRAVSQVRKVAPAGDVRVHEEYGGSSYLADLDPEAAELAVSVMAASAELVGADLCYGRVDLMTYDGRLVVSEVEVTEPGLYLDVLPGNAVPFADALEARL
- a CDS encoding YciI family protein; its protein translation is MTEYAVLLPGDEDAWESLTPEEQAAVFAQHAEFSRLLEERGHRITGGAELTHSRTARTVRRTDDGAFHVTDGPYAEAVEQLSGFYLVESDDLDDLLEVCRVLIATGEAVEVRAVVDHSGDAA
- a CDS encoding YciI family protein, whose protein sequence is MRFVLLMAETDHYERWPHLSDAERAAVFESFAAFSAAVAERGAVVAGEGLAGPSAAVTLRPDGTVTDGPYTETAEQVGGLWIVDLPDRDTAVELARLLPRSGSVEIRPTTDG
- a CDS encoding RNA polymerase sigma factor, encoding MDRRPARPRHGGGAGTAAATVGLGRDPAHHGRLSALTPLETLLREEWGRLLALLVAQFRRLDLAEDALADAFEAAARTWDEPPDNPPAWLLTTARRRVLDRLRTEGVAARKRPLLVVDAGLTEEAQRVMADAGEPVVDERLRLVLLCAHPRLSREAAAALTLRLVLGVPTTDVARLFLVPTATMAARLTRARKKLAGAAFLVPSGAELASRVGVVADVAYLAFTSGYAPGSGPDVLRADVAAEAVRLVRVLRSVLPSDLEPGVRAELDALLALMLLQHSRRDARAVDGRLVLLPDQDRGRWHHDEALEALELLRPLVHAPPAPYLLQALVAAEHAIAPSAEETCWARIVERYDELLALGDSPVVRLNRAVALAERDGPGAGLDALDGVALGGHRLPAVRAELLARLGRRDEALQAYDAALALCDNAAEAAHLRGRRGLSRPRPPG
- a CDS encoding MoaD/ThiS family protein, translating into MSVSVRIPTILRTYTGGESEVSASGATLAEVIDDLDASYSGIKGRILDDAGELRRFVNVYVGNEDVRFLDSLGTATPDGTQVSVIPAVAGG
- the thrC gene encoding threonine synthase — translated: MSAVTTAEPVTEGQTLREGAFGNATALACRECGHQVELGPHYACPECFGPLEIAYDFPQVTREEIEAGPRNIWRYKALLPVPADIEDSPNMEPGFTRLLKAHNLGRELGIDNLWVKDDSTNPTNSFKDRVVACALSAAREFHSKVFACPSTGNLANAVAAAGARAGIKTVVFIPSNLEQPKQVNSAVFTESLVAVNGNYDDVNKLASEIAGEEDGWAFVNVNVRPYYAEGSKTLGYEIAEQLGWRLPDQVVIPVASGSQLTKVHKAFQELVKLGLVEDKPYKIYGAQATGCSPVSVAYKAGVDAIRPVKPDTIAKSLAIGNPADGIYVLDICRETGGAVEDVTDEQVRDGIVLLARTEGIFTETAGGTTVAVLKKLVETGQLDTSLETVVINTGHGLKTLDAVSGSVGPVATIDPSYAAFSATGLA
- the otsB gene encoding trehalose-phosphatase encodes the protein MEFTSTAGEQRWAALVRAAAETVVGLDFDGTLSPIVDDPEQAHIHPDAGEVLADLATQVAAVAVVTGRPARQALVLGGLEEVGEAISDAGKELYLFGQYGNERWSSSKRRIISPRPPAGLAAFLRDLPRALRTAGAADAYVEDKGLAHAVHTRRLSEPDAAYARLLPLLRDLAGRNHLVLEPGRHVIEVRAPGMDKGQAVRTIVEEVGAGGFLFAGDDLGDLEAFEAVSALAAEGMPTLLVCSASDEESALMEHADVVVPGPDGVLDLLRQLTADARESRA